GGCGAGCTGGCGGTCCGAGCGGCCCGCGAAGGCAAACACCTGGTCCTGGAGAAACCGCTGGCCGGCGACGTGCCCGCCGCGGAGGCCGTGGCCACCGCGGTGCGCCAGAGCGGTGTGGCGGCCCTGCTGATGCTGACCCGCCGGTTCGCGCCCGAAGTCCGGGACTGGCTCACCGGCCTGGGACACCTCGGCGGCTGGACCGGCGGCACCGCGCAGTGGCTCGCGGGCGGACTGCTCGCCGGGGACTACGCGGCGACGCCGTGGCGGCAGGAACGCACCGGGGCGCTGCTGGACGCGGGCCCGCACGCGCTGGACCTGCTCGACGCCGCGCTGGGCCGGATCAACCGAGTGCACCACGCGCGGCGGGACAAGTCGGACACCTGGCAGATGGCCTTCGAGCACGCCAGCGGCGCCAGCAGCACGCTCACCTTGTCGCTGCGCGTACCGGTGCAACCGGCGCTGATCGAGTTCACGCTGTACGGCACGAACGGGAAGTCGCAGCTCACCGGCAGGCGCACCGCCGCGCACGAGTGCTACGCGCAGCTGCTCGACGAATTCCTCGCGATGATCCGCTCCGGCCGCACCGCCCACCCCTGCGACATCCGGCGCGGCCTGCACCTGCAACGAGTCCTCGACGGCGTCCAACGAGCCGCCAACTGACGTCCCCGGCCTGTTTCAGCGGTCGGGTAGCGGAACCTCAGCGTTCTTCTCGCTGCGGGATCAATTTTTCGAGCGGCTCCGCCACACGCAAAATTGCTGTCCTCGCGAGAAGAACGCTGAGAACCCGCGGGTGGTCACCTTGCTCTGGTGGTCGCTGCTCAGCGGCTTCGCCGCTGACAAGCCACCGCTGATCAAGATCACCTGGGTTTGCCGTCTATCGGGGGGAAGCCGCCGGTGGCGGAGCCGCCGGGCATGGTCGTGTTCCACGCGTCCTGGCCCTGGGCCTGCGCGCCGCCCGCGCCGTTGGCCACCGGCTGCGCCTGCTGCTCGCCCGAGCCGCCGCGGTCCTGTTCCCGCTGCGCCAACTCCTCGTGCAGCTTGCGCAGCAGGTTGCGCTCCCGGTCGGTGAGCTTCGCGTCGACCGCGGCGGGGACGCGGGTGTTCTTCCCGCCGCCCTGCTGCTGCGCCTGCTCCCCGGACTTCGCCTGCTCGGCGTCCGGCGCCTGCAGGTCCTCCGGGTTCACCGGGCGTTGCCGCAGCGTCGGCTCGGCGCCCTTCTCGGGCGCTTCGGCGACCGCGGTCTCCCGCACCGGCTCCGGGCGGAGCTGCTCGGGCGCCGGTTCCGGACGGGGCGCGGGGCGGGCGGGCTCGGGACGAGCCTTGGCCTCGCGATGCTCGGGGCGGTGCTCGGCCCGAGGCGGTTCCGGACGAACCGGCTCGGGGCGAACGCGTTCCGGGCGTGCCGAGTCGAGGGAGACGCTGTCAGGAACCGGGGCCTCGACGCGTCTTCCCGGCCCCGCGGCTGGCTCACTCGGAACGTCGCCGCCTCCGGGCTTGCTCCCCGCGGTGGCCCGCGGTGCCCGCGCGTGGTTCGAGGAACCGTTCGGGATCGCCACCTGCGCGACCAGGTCCAAGTGCACCCGGCGCGCGGTGGCCAGCGCATTGCGGTGGTACGGCGGCAGGTCCATCCCGCTGCTGAACACGTCCACCGAGCAGCCCACGCCGGCGCGCCGCAGCGCCTCCAGCAGCTGGTACCCGGCGGCGGTGACCGAACCGTCGGCGCCGACCTCGGCCAGCAGCACCCGACGCGGCACGGCGCCGTAGGTCACGCCCGCCGGAGTCGTCCGCCAGGTGCACCACAGCGCCCGCACCCCGTGCAGGCGTCCCGCGATCGGCGCGATCGCGTCCACCAGCTCGTGATCCGACCGGTCCGCCTCGTGGTTCTCGCTGAACCGGTGCCCTTCGTCCTGCACCGTCTCCACGACGTGCAACCGGTCGGCGGGCGAGTGCGGCGAACCGGATTCGTCCAGCGCCCGGCGCAGGTGGTACTGCTCCGTCGAGGTCACCGGGATGCGGCCTGCCAGCAGGCAGCCGATCAGGAACTCGGCGGCCGAGTCGAGCTGACCGATGCCGAGCATCTCGCGAACCGAATTGACGGCGTCGTCGTCCACCCGGCCGGTCAGGGCCAGCAGGAGGTTGTGCAGGCGTTCCACCGGCCCCGCACCCTCAGCGACGTCCACCACGAATGCCTCCTTCTAGGATGCCTGCACCGGCACCGTCAGCCACGATGTCCCACGAGTTCGTCGGCGCCCAAGCACACCAGCGCCGACTCGGCGAGCGCGGCGCGGTGGTAGGCGGTCGGTTCCACCTCGGGTGGCAGCACCTCGACGCACGGCTCGGTGTCCCCGAGCGCGCGCAGGATGCGTTGCAGTTCGCTGGTGAGCTCCACGGGGTCCGCGGAGCCCGTCACCAGGATGATCCGCTTGGGCCGCGTCCCCGGCAGGTGGCGCCAGGAACTGCGGGTCTCGCGCACGCCCTGCCTGCCGCGCAGCGTCGCTCCGAGCACCAGCACCGCGGGGTCGCCCTTGTCGTCCACGTGGGACTCCGCGCGGAAGGTGTACCGGTCCGGGTCCGCGCCCGGCAGCACCGCGTGCACCACGGACGGGTCGGCTCCCAGCGGCAGCAGCGCCTCGGCGAGCCTGCGGTGGTCCGCGTCGGACAGCGCGACGCGTTCTCGCACCAGCGTCGCGGGCAGCGAGCGCGCGAGCACATCGGCGGCGCCACCCGCCAGCCAGTCCCGATAGCGCCAGAGATGCCGATCCGGCAGCCGCCCGGCAAGTCGAAGCAGCAACTCGTGGCACAAGAGGTCCGTTTCGCGTACCGCCACGTCGCCCCCTCCCAGCTTCGTTCGCTCGTCACCCGGTGCGAGCGACACTCGCACCCCTCACGCCGCGAGCACTCGATCAGGGCAGACCCTCTCTCGCCGCGTAGCGGATGAGCAAGCCCGACCGATCACTCGCCGGTATTGATACCGCCGTTCGGGTGACCCGCGTGTGATCACTCGAAGTAGCGGCGCCCGAAGCGTACTGGTTGGTAGAGCGCTCCCGGGGCGTACCTGGCAAGAAACTCGGGCAACCCCCAGTCGAGATCCGGACCAATCGGTCCGGGCGGCCGGCGCCGGAACGGGAAAGGGCCGCGGTGCCAACGCACCGCGGCCCTTCGTCCCGCGTCGAGAGTCCGTTGTGGACCGTCGACCGACGAGCGTCCGCGAACCGGAATCCGTTCGCAGACGATCGATCACGCGACCTCGACGATCATCTCCACCTCGACCGGCGCACCGACGGGCAGCTCGGCGACGCCGACGGCGGACCGGGCGTGGATGCCCGCGTCGCCGAAGATCTCCCCGAGCACCTCCGACGCACCGTTGATCACACCGGGCTGCCCCGTGAAGCCCTCCGCGGAGGACACGAAGCCGACGACCTTCACGATCCGCACGATCGCGTCCAGCCCGACCAGCGCATCCACCGCCGCGAGCGCGTTGAGCGCGCACGTGCGGGCGTGCTCCTTCGCCTCGTCCGCGTCGACCTCCGCGCCGACCTTGCCCGTCGCGGCGAGCTCGCCGCCGACGAACGGGAGCTGACCGGAGGTGAACACCTGCGATCCGCTGCGCACCGCGGGCACGTACGCCGCGACCGGCGTCGCGACCTCCGGCAGCTCGATGCCCAGTTCGGCCAGCCGCTGCTTCCAGGCGCCCACGGTCAGGACTCCTTCGAGCGCTTCAGGTAAGCGACGTGCTGCTCACCGGTCGGCCCCGGCAGGACGGAGACGAGCTCCCACCCGTCCTCACCCCACTGGTCCAGGATCTGCTTGGTCGCGTGGGTCAACAGCGGCACGGTCGCGTACTCCCATTTGGTCATGCCCGCCAGCGTAGAGACGCCTCGCCAACGACGCGCCGCTGGCCCGCACCGCCGCGCTCCCCGCTCGGGGACGCCCGCCCCACTCCCGAGCGCGACCGAAATGCGACCGAGGATTCACACGTTCGCGCCTCGTGGATCGCCGGATCGGGCTAGCTTCCGTCCCATGGAGACCTGGCGAATCGTGGCGATCGCGCTGACGCTCGTCATCGGCACCCTGCTGATCATGGACTCGGTCGGCAAGATCCGCGGTGAGCGGGCGCGGCGCCGCACCCGGCGCCTGCGCACCGGCGTCCGCGGCGTGGTGCTGCTGGCCGCGAGCACGGCCCTGGTCGCCACCGTGCTCCCGGCGACCGCGGTGTGGGCGCTGCTCGTGGGCACCGCGCTGATCATGTCGGTCCGCTTCGTCATCGACTGACCCGCGCCGGGACGACCGCGCCGCGACGGCGTCATGATCGCCCGCGCCGTTCGTCCCCCTCATGGAACGCCCGCGGTGAGCCGTCGGCGTGCGCGCAGGACTACTCAGACCGGAGCCCGCCGGACCGTCCCGCGTCTGAGCACTGCGCATCCGCGGCTGCGTAGAAATGCCGAGGCGCGACGAGGAGATGGCTGCTACGTGCGGGAGACAGCACCCCGGAACCCCGCCTACGCTGATCGTGTGACCGGATGGAACGCCGAACTCGACGACGCTCGGCTGCACATCGTCAGCGGCAAGGGCGGCACCGGCAAGACCAC
This window of the Saccharopolyspora gloriosae genome carries:
- a CDS encoding Gfo/Idh/MocA family protein; protein product: MSEALRVGIVGAGPWARRVHAPGLHAHPGMRLAAVWSRRPDSAKSLAYQYDADVADDYDSLLSAVDAVAFAVPPAVQGELAVRAAREGKHLVLEKPLAGDVPAAEAVATAVRQSGVAALLMLTRRFAPEVRDWLTGLGHLGGWTGGTAQWLAGGLLAGDYAATPWRQERTGALLDAGPHALDLLDAALGRINRVHHARRDKSDTWQMAFEHASGASSTLTLSLRVPVQPALIEFTLYGTNGKSQLTGRRTAAHECYAQLLDEFLAMIRSGRTAHPCDIRRGLHLQRVLDGVQRAAN
- a CDS encoding Atu1372/SO_1960 family protein, translating into MGAWKQRLAELGIELPEVATPVAAYVPAVRSGSQVFTSGQLPFVGGELAATGKVGAEVDADEAKEHARTCALNALAAVDALVGLDAIVRIVKVVGFVSSAEGFTGQPGVINGASEVLGEIFGDAGIHARSAVGVAELPVGAPVEVEMIVEVA
- a CDS encoding DUF4177 domain-containing protein; amino-acid sequence: MTKWEYATVPLLTHATKQILDQWGEDGWELVSVLPGPTGEQHVAYLKRSKES